In the genome of Nocardioides sp. NBC_00368, the window TGTCGTTGATGAAGGTCTCGACCTGGCTGATCTGCAGACCGACCTCGTTGGTGCCTTCAGCCAGGCGGAAGTCGACGTCCTCGTAGGCCTCGGCAGCGGTCTTGGCCTGCTCGCTGATCGCGCCCATCCAGCCGTGGTCGGCGGCAGGGGCCGAGAAGCCGATGACGACCGTGTCGCCCTTCTCGTCGTTGGAGCCGGCCTTGGCGTTGGAGGTGCCGCCGACGTTCTCGGTCTTCTCGGGGGTGTTGCTGATGCAGGCCGAGAGGGCGAGCACCGAGAGGCCGGCGACGAGGCCGGCGACGAGGCCGGTGCCGAGGCGCCGGGCGACCGGGCCGGTGATCTTTGCTGAGGTGAACTTCATGGGAGGTGCTCCTAGATCGTGCGGAGGTGGAGGGGCGATGTGTCCGAGACCCGAGGACGGCTGGTGGGACGGCGTGGGGCGGTCATGACCCTGGCTGTCGTGAGAACCGCTTCTGCAGCAGCACGGCGGCGATGATGATCAGGCCCTTGGTGAAGGCCTGGGCGGAGATCGAGAGGTTGTTGAGCACGAACACGTTGGTGAGGGTCATGAAGATCAGCACCCCGAAGACGGTGCCGATGATGTTGCCGCGCCCGCCGGAGAGCAGGGTGCCGCCGATGACGACCGCCGCGATGGCGTCCAGCTCGTAGAGCTGGCCATGGGTGGCGCTGCCGGTCGTGGTGCGGCTGATCAGCATCACCGCGGCGATGCCGCAGCAGAGGCCGACGAGCACGTAGAGAAGCACGGTGTGGCGGCGTACGTTGATGCCGGCCAGGCGCGAGGCCTCCGGGTTGCCGCCGATGGCCAGCGTCCGCCGGCCGAAGGTGGTGCGGTTGAGCAGGACCCAGCCGATCACCGCCACGATGGCGAAGATCCAGATCAGCACCGAGATCCCGAAGATGTCGCGGGAGAACGCGTCGGTGAAGCCCGGCACGCTGACGATCTGGGTCTTGCGCGCCGAGATGATCTCCGCCAGACCGCGGGCGCTGGCCATCATCGCCAGCGTCGCGATGAACGGCACCACCCCGCCGTACGCGATCAGCAAGCCGTTGATCAGACCGGCGCCCGCGCCGACCAGGAGCGCGGTGGTGACGATGATGATCCAGTGGATGTCGTTGGCCATCGTCTGGGTGGCCACCGTGGTGCACCAGATCGAGGAGAGCGCGACCAGCGCACCCACCGACAGGTCGATGCCACCGCCGGTGATGACGAACGTCATCCCGATGCTGACCACGCCGATCACCGCGGCGAGGCGCAGGATCGTCATCACGTTGTCGACCGAGGCGAACCGCTCACCGCCGGTGGCGATGCCGATGACGGCCAGCAGCGCCAGCGCCAGGACCAAGCCCAGATTGTGACCGGCGCCGCTGCGGAGCAGCTGGCCCAGACCACCGGGCTCGGCCCGGCGGGCCGCTTCCTTCTCGACGCGAGCCGTGTCCCCCTGGGCCACAGCAGCGTTCGTTGGCGTGGAGTCGCTCATGCGACCTCTCCTTCCATCACGAGGTCCAGGACCTTCGACTCGTCGATCTCGGTGGCGGGTCCCTCGTGGACGACGGAGCCCTCGCTGATGACGAGGACCCGGTCGGCGAGACCGAGCACCTCCTCCACCTCGCTGGACACCACGACCACGGCGACACCTTCGTCGGCCAGGCGGCGGACGAGGTTGTAGATCTCGCTGCGTGCCCCGACGTCGACGCCCCGGGTGGGCTCGTCGAGGAGCAGCACCTTGCAGTCGCGCAACAGCCACCGGGCGAGCACGACCTTCTGCTGGTTTCCGCCGGACAGGTTGCGGACCGGCCGGTCCACCCCGGCAGGACGTACGTCGAGCGAGCGGCTGAGCTCCTCGGCGGCACGGCGCTCGGCGCCGCTGTCCAGGAAGCTGGCCTTGGAGAACCGGCCCAGGGACGAGATCGTCACGTTGCGGTAGACCGCCTGGTCGAGCAGCAGCCCCTGGCTCTTGCGCTCCTCGGGAGCCAGCCCGACCCCTGCGGCGACCGCGGCACGGACCGAGCCGCCGCGCAGCCGGCGCCCGTTGATGGTGACCGTGCCTGCGCTGGAGCGGCGGGCGCCGTAGATGGTCTCCAGGATCTCCGAGCGACCGGAGCCGACCAGGCCCGCCAGGCCGACGATCTCGCCGGCGTGGACGCGCAGGTCGATGTCGTGGAACCGGTCGCCGGACAGGCCGCTGGCCTCGAGCACCGGCGTGGTGTCGCGACCGGGTCGCGTCGTGGGGCGGTCGGGGAAGACGTACTCGATCTCGCGGCCGGTCATCAGCGTGATCAGCTCCCGGGTCGGGGTCTCCGCGACGGAGAGCCCGGTGGCGACGGTGCGACCGTCCTTGAGGACCGTGATCCGGTCGCCGATCTGGCGGATCTCCTCGAGGCGGTGGGAGATGTAGATGATCGCGACGCCCTCCGCGGTGAGGCCGCGGACCACCCGGAAGAGGTTGTCCACCTCCTCCTGGTCGAGGACCGCCGACGGCTCGTCGAGGATGAGCAGGCGGGTGTCGTGCGACAGCGCCCTCGCCATGCTGACGATCTGCTGTCCCGCCGGGGACAGGTCGCCGACCAGGCGGTTCGGGTCGACCTCGCTGTGGCCGAGCCGCGCCAGCAGCGCACGCACCCGCTGGGTCGCCTCGGCGCGGCGGCTGAACCCGGCCGTGGCGAGCTCGTGGCCGAGGAAGATGTTCTCGGTCACGGTGAGCCCGGGCACCAGGTCGAGCTCCTGGTAGATCGTCGAGATGCCGAGCTTCATGGCGGCGACCGGGGTGGACAGCCGAACCGGCTCGCCCTCCCACAGGATCTCCCCCTCGTCGGGCTGGTACGCCGCCGAGAGCACCTTGATCAGGGTCGACTTGCCGGCGCCGTTCTGCCCGAGCAGGCAGTGCACCTCGCCTGCCCGGACGTCGAGGTCGACGCCGCCGAGGGCGAGCACGCCGGGGAACCGCTTCACGATCCCGGTCATCTCCAGCAGTACGTCACCCCCGCCCGCGCCGGCGGTGGGGCCGTCGGGCGACGGCGTCGGGGTCTGGGTCATCGGGTTCCTCCGTGCAGTTCGGGCAGGTCGGCGAGGACGGTGGGGTCGGAGAGCACCGGCTCGAGAGAGACCAGTGCGCCGCCGCGGACCGCGGCGGTCGGGCCGAGAGCTGAGATGGCGACCCCGGTGCCGCCGGCGCGCGGCGCGAGAACATCGGCGGCGAGCCTGGCTTCGACGGCAGGCCGCAGCCACTCGCCGAGCACGGCGTAGTAGCCGCTGAGCACGACGGTGCCGGGGTTGAGCGTGTTGACCAGGACGGCGGCGCCGGTGCCGAGCCACGTTCCGACCTCGTCCAGCGCGGCCAGGGTGCGGCCGTCGGCGAGCCGGGCCCGCTCGACCAGGGTGGCGAGCCGCTCCTCGAGGGTCAGCGCCGGGTCGCGGATGGGGTCGTCGGGGTCGGTGGCCGCCTCGAGCAGCGCGCGCAGGCCCACCACGGTCTCCCAGCAGCCGGTGCGGCCGCAGCCGCAGAGGCGACCGCGCGGGTCGACCGGGAGGTGACCGATCTCCCCGGCCCAGCCGTGCCGGCCCGGTGCCACCCGGCCGCCGCTGACGACCGCGCCGCCGAGGCCCACCTCGCCGTAGAGCACCACCATGTCGGCGCGGTCGTCGTCTGTGGGGTCGAGCTCGGCGGTCGCCGCGAGGTTGGCCTCGTTGGCCACCCGCACCGGCGGCACCGGCTCGTCGGGGGTGGCCGTGGCGGCCAGTCGGCGGCGTACGTCCTCGGCGACGTCGATGTCGCGCCAGCCGAGGTTGGGAGCGAGCGTGACCCGCTCGGTGGTGGCGTCGACGAGGCCGGCGACCCCGACGGTGATGCCGGCGACGGTGGCACCGGCGGTCCGGGCCTCGGCGAGGGCGTCGGCGACCAGGCCGGCGAGCTCGGACAGGACGCCCTCCGGCGGGAGGTTCCGGCCGTCGATGCCTCGGCGGGCCTCGGCGATCACGGTCCCGGCCAGGTCGACGGCCACGACGGCGAGGTGGTCGACGTTGATCTCCGCGCCGATCCCGCACACGGAGCGACCGACGAGACGGACCTGGACACCGGGGCGCCCCGCGCCACGGCGGTCGCCGTCCTCGCGAGAGACCAGCCCCAGCCCGGCGAGCTCGTCGACCAGCCCGTTGGCGACCGACCGGGTCAGCCCGGTCTCCTCGGCCAGGCGCCCCCGCGTGCGCGGGCCGCGGTCGCGCAGCGACCGGAGGAGCAGGCCCAGGCGGGCCGTCCGCACGGCGGCCGGGTCGGCGGTGGCGGAGACCCGCACGGTGATGTCTGCGTCGTGCATGGGGCCTCCTCGCGGATCGTGATGGGTCGCTCTACAACCACGCCCTGTGATGGCAGTCACAGAATTCCGTGGCCGAGAGACAAACTAGTGACCCGGCTCACGTTGTACAACCCTTTCGCGGCGGTTTCTGCAAAGTTTCTGTCAGACTTTGAAAAGTAATTGGACAAAGTAGCCGAAAAGGGCACCCGGCCAGAGTTGGCCGGGTGCCCCTGTTCAGTCGATCGCGGGCGTCACTCGCTGGGTGCGATCACCACCTCGTCGCTGCCGGTGAGCGCCGGGATGTCGCCCTCGCCCGGGTCGGTGTACTCCGCCACGAAGACGGCGTTCAGATCGTCCTGGCCGGGGTCGTGGCCGCCGGGGACGGTCGTCACGATCGAGCCGCTGCAGCCGTTGGCGGTGGTCTGCGGGTGGCCGTGCTCGTCGTGGCCCAGGACGTACGTCACCGAGACCCGGTCGCAGTCGACCGGCTGGTCGTCGGTCACCTCGACCTGGAACTGCACGGTGTCACCGAAGTGGAACGCCTCACCCGGCGCCGGGCTGGTGGTCAGGGTCACCACGGGCACGTCGTTGCCGACGACCACGTCGACGTCGGCCGAGGCGTGCTTGCCGCGACCCGCCTTGCCCTTGTCCGTGACGGTCAGGGTCGCGCGGTAGGCCCCCGGCTCGGCGTAGGTGTGGGTCGCCGTCTTCCCGGTGGCGTCGAAGGTGCCGTCACCGTCGAAGTCCCACTGGTAGACGAGCTTGTCGCCGTCGGGGTCGGTCGTCCCTGCGCTGTCGAAGGCGACGGTCAGCGGCGGCTGGCCGGCGGTCTTGTCGGCACTGATCACCGGCTTCGGCGAGTGGTTGCCGGTGCGGGCGATGTAGTCGATCCGGGAGACCTGGGCCTCCTCGTTCTCGCTGAAGAAGCCGTCGCCGTACTCGAGCATGTAGAGCGAGCCGTCCTTGCCGAACTCCAGGTCCATCACGTTGTCCGTGGCGAAGGTGGAGAGCACCGACTCGATGCCGGTGAGCTCGCCGTCGGCGTCGAGCCGCATGCCCTTGATGTAGTCACGACCCCACTCCGCGAACAGCGGAACGCCGTCGTAGTACTCCGGCCAGGCGCCGGAGAGCGGGTCCTTCGTCGCCGACTTCCGGAAGTCGTACGCCGGGCCGGCCATCGGGGCGATGCCGCCGGTGCCGAGCTCGGGGAACTTCTCGGACTGGCCGTAGGTGTACCAGACCGTCGGCTGCGTCACCGGCGGGAGCTGAGTCAGGCCGGTGTTGTGCCGCGAGTCGTTGACAGGCGCCTCGCAGTCGAACGCCGGGCCCGAGACCCCGGTCCCGAAGTCGTAGTCGCGGTAGGGCAGCTCAGCGGTCGCACACAGCGGCCAGCCGTAGTTGGCCGGCTTCGTGACGACCGTCCACTTGCCCTGGCCGGCCGGGCCGCGGTCCGGGTTCGCGGAGGAGGCGTCGGGCGAGTAGTCGGCCACGTAGACGCGGTCGGTCTCCCGGTCGATCTCGATCCGGAACGGGTTGCGCAGGCCCATCGCGTAGATCTCCGGGCGGGTCTTGTCGGTGCCCGGAGCGAACAGGTTCCCGGCAGGGACGGTGTAGCCACCGCCGGCCTTCGGCTTGATCCGCAGGAGCTTGCCGCGCAGGTCGTCGGTGTTGGCCGCCGTACGCCGCGCGTCGAAGGCGGGGCTGCGGTTCTCCCGGTCGTCGAGCGGGGCGTAGCCGTCGGACTGGAACGGGTCGGTGTCGTCACCGGTGGCGAGGATCAGGTTGCCCGCCGAGTCGAAGACGATGTCGCCACCGACGTGGCAGCAGCGCCCGCGGTCGACGGGTACATCGATGATCTGCTGCTCGGTGGACAGGTCGATCTTGCCGCCCGCGTACTGGTAGCGGGAGAGGCGGATCGCGCCCTTGAACGGCTCGAACTCGGCGGGCGTGCCGAACTCCGGCGCGTCACCCTCGTTGACGTCCGGCGTGGCCGGGTCGTCGACAGGGGTGTTCATCGGGGGCGAGTAGTAGACGTAGACCCACTTGTTGGTCCGGCCGTTGTATCCGGGGTCCAGAGCGATGCTCTGCAGACCCTCCTCGTCGTGCTGGTAGACGTCGAACTCGGCTGCGACGCTGTTGACGCCGGTGTCGGCGTCGTTGAGCCACACCTTCCCGGCCCGGGTGGTGTGGAGGACGTCCCCGTTGGGCAGGACCGCGAGGTCCATCGGCTCACCGGGACGGTCGTTGAGGGTCACCTTCTCGAAGTCGGTGTCCGGCGGCGGCGCGGCCGTGGGGGCCGCGTCCGCGGACGTCGTGAGGGGGAGAACCAGGAGCCCCGAGACCACGGTCGTGGCGACGCTCCAGAGGGTGAATCTGCGCACGGTCCATCTCCTTCTCTCGCTGTCGTGGGAGGGGAAGCGAGATCGTCCGCGAACGTAGCGATGTGACGCCAGTCACGTCAAGCGAGTTGCGTTCTTTCGCAAGAAGATTTCGAAAGATGGGACGAAAAAGGGGCCGTGGAGCGGTCTGGGGTCGGGTTTACGCCTCTCCGCTGCTGGGCGCGTACACCGAGGCGCTGATCAGATGGGCGGCACCGATGACGCCGCCCTCGTCTCCCAGCTCGCTGAGCACGATCGGGAGGTTGCCGGTCGCCAGCGGCAGCGAGCGACGGTAGGTCACGCTGCGGATCTCGGCGAGCAGGCCGTGGCC includes:
- a CDS encoding ABC transporter permease: MSDSTPTNAAVAQGDTARVEKEAARRAEPGGLGQLLRSGAGHNLGLVLALALLAVIGIATGGERFASVDNVMTILRLAAVIGVVSIGMTFVITGGGIDLSVGALVALSSIWCTTVATQTMANDIHWIIIVTTALLVGAGAGLINGLLIAYGGVVPFIATLAMMASARGLAEIISARKTQIVSVPGFTDAFSRDIFGISVLIWIFAIVAVIGWVLLNRTTFGRRTLAIGGNPEASRLAGINVRRHTVLLYVLVGLCCGIAAVMLISRTTTGSATHGQLYELDAIAAVVIGGTLLSGGRGNIIGTVFGVLIFMTLTNVFVLNNLSISAQAFTKGLIIIAAVLLQKRFSRQPGS
- a CDS encoding ROK family transcriptional regulator, coding for MHDADITVRVSATADPAAVRTARLGLLLRSLRDRGPRTRGRLAEETGLTRSVANGLVDELAGLGLVSREDGDRRGAGRPGVQVRLVGRSVCGIGAEINVDHLAVVAVDLAGTVIAEARRGIDGRNLPPEGVLSELAGLVADALAEARTAGATVAGITVGVAGLVDATTERVTLAPNLGWRDIDVAEDVRRRLAATATPDEPVPPVRVANEANLAATAELDPTDDDRADMVVLYGEVGLGGAVVSGGRVAPGRHGWAGEIGHLPVDPRGRLCGCGRTGCWETVVGLRALLEAATDPDDPIRDPALTLEERLATLVERARLADGRTLAALDEVGTWLGTGAAVLVNTLNPGTVVLSGYYAVLGEWLRPAVEARLAADVLAPRAGGTGVAISALGPTAAVRGGALVSLEPVLSDPTVLADLPELHGGTR
- a CDS encoding sugar ABC transporter ATP-binding protein, which gives rise to MTQTPTPSPDGPTAGAGGGDVLLEMTGIVKRFPGVLALGGVDLDVRAGEVHCLLGQNGAGKSTLIKVLSAAYQPDEGEILWEGEPVRLSTPVAAMKLGISTIYQELDLVPGLTVTENIFLGHELATAGFSRRAEATQRVRALLARLGHSEVDPNRLVGDLSPAGQQIVSMARALSHDTRLLILDEPSAVLDQEEVDNLFRVVRGLTAEGVAIIYISHRLEEIRQIGDRITVLKDGRTVATGLSVAETPTRELITLMTGREIEYVFPDRPTTRPGRDTTPVLEASGLSGDRFHDIDLRVHAGEIVGLAGLVGSGRSEILETIYGARRSSAGTVTINGRRLRGGSVRAAVAAGVGLAPEERKSQGLLLDQAVYRNVTISSLGRFSKASFLDSGAERRAAEELSRSLDVRPAGVDRPVRNLSGGNQQKVVLARWLLRDCKVLLLDEPTRGVDVGARSEIYNLVRRLADEGVAVVVVSSEVEEVLGLADRVLVISEGSVVHEGPATEIDESKVLDLVMEGEVA
- a CDS encoding PQQ-dependent sugar dehydrogenase, with the protein product MRRFTLWSVATTVVSGLLVLPLTTSADAAPTAAPPPDTDFEKVTLNDRPGEPMDLAVLPNGDVLHTTRAGKVWLNDADTGVNSVAAEFDVYQHDEEGLQSIALDPGYNGRTNKWVYVYYSPPMNTPVDDPATPDVNEGDAPEFGTPAEFEPFKGAIRLSRYQYAGGKIDLSTEQQIIDVPVDRGRCCHVGGDIVFDSAGNLILATGDDTDPFQSDGYAPLDDRENRSPAFDARRTAANTDDLRGKLLRIKPKAGGGYTVPAGNLFAPGTDKTRPEIYAMGLRNPFRIEIDRETDRVYVADYSPDASSANPDRGPAGQGKWTVVTKPANYGWPLCATAELPYRDYDFGTGVSGPAFDCEAPVNDSRHNTGLTQLPPVTQPTVWYTYGQSEKFPELGTGGIAPMAGPAYDFRKSATKDPLSGAWPEYYDGVPLFAEWGRDYIKGMRLDADGELTGIESVLSTFATDNVMDLEFGKDGSLYMLEYGDGFFSENEEAQVSRIDYIARTGNHSPKPVISADKTAGQPPLTVAFDSAGTTDPDGDKLVYQWDFDGDGTFDATGKTATHTYAEPGAYRATLTVTDKGKAGRGKHASADVDVVVGNDVPVVTLTTSPAPGEAFHFGDTVQFQVEVTDDQPVDCDRVSVTYVLGHDEHGHPQTTANGCSGSIVTTVPGGHDPGQDDLNAVFVAEYTDPGEGDIPALTGSDEVVIAPSE